One window of Desulfobacterales bacterium genomic DNA carries:
- the rplU gene encoding 50S ribosomal protein L21 — MYAVLSTGGKQYKVEEGDVLRIEKISGDVGASVSFDKVLMFSDGEKVRVGTPLIDGISVSGHIVEQDKAKKILVFKYKRRKNYRRKQGHRQPFTAIKIDSISA, encoded by the coding sequence ATGTACGCTGTATTATCTACCGGCGGCAAACAATATAAAGTTGAAGAAGGGGATGTCTTAAGAATAGAAAAGATATCCGGTGACGTAGGGGCCTCGGTCTCTTTTGACAAGGTCCTGATGTTTTCCGACGGAGAAAAAGTCCGTGTCGGCACCCCCCTGATTGACGGCATATCGGTCAGCGGCCATATTGTGGAGCAGGACAAAGCAAAAAAAATACTGGTATTCAAATATAAACGCCGCAAGAACTATCGACGCAAACAAGGCCATCGCCAGCCTTTCACGGCCATAAAAATCGACAGTATCTCGGCATAA
- the rpmA gene encoding 50S ribosomal protein L27: protein MAHKKAGGSSRNGRDSNGQRRGVKRYGGNKVTAGSILVRQIGTRIHPGNNVGIGKDFTIFAKIDGVVAYEREGRSRKKVSVYAE from the coding sequence ATGGCACATAAAAAAGCAGGCGGCAGTTCTAGAAACGGCCGCGACAGCAACGGCCAGCGACGCGGCGTTAAACGATACGGCGGCAACAAAGTAACGGCCGGCAGCATACTGGTCCGGCAGATAGGCACCCGGATTCATCCCGGAAACAATGTGGGTATCGGTAAGGATTTTACCATCTTTGCCAAAATCGACGGTGTCGTTGCCTACGAACGGGAGGGCCGTTCACGTAAAAAAGTAAGCGTCTATGCAGAGTGA